A segment of the Fibrobacter succinogenes subsp. succinogenes S85 genome:
AAGTGGAAGGAATTCCTCAAGGCAGAACTTGTTCGCCTCGAAAACAACGAAGACATCCACGACGCTGAAATTATGACAAGGAAGTAATCACCATGAATTTAATGTCTCATCTTATTGCGGGTTTTCCTGACGCTGAAACTTCTATCGCCATCGCCGACGCACTTGTGAAGGGTGGCGCCAACATCCTTGAAATCCAGCTCGCGTTCAGTGACCCGAGCGCAGACGGTCCAGCCATCCAGACAGCCTCCACCATCGCTCTCGAAAAAGGCTATTCCACCAAGCAGGGCCTTGCCATCGTGAAGCAGATTCACGAACGCCACCCTGAAACGCCGATTTACATCATGACTTACGGTTCCCTCGCCTTTACGCCGGGCGTCGAAAACTTTGTCAAGATGTGCAAGGACGCAGGCGTTTCTGCTTGCATCATTCCGGACCTTCCGTTTGACCATGACGAAGGCCTCACCGAAGCTTGCAAGAAGCACGGTCTCGAAAACATTCCGGTTGCCGCTCCGAGCATGACCAAGGAACGTCTCGAAACGATGGCTTCTGCAGGTTTCAAGTACATCTACGCCGCACTCCGCGCAGGCACGACCGGAAGCGAAACAACGATTGACCAGGCAACGCTTGACTTTATCGACACAGTCGGTAAGCATGGCGCCAAGGTTCTCGGTGGTTTCGGCATCCGCAATGGCGAACAGTCCAAGGTGCTTTCGAAGCATGTGTACGCTGTGGTCGCAGGTTCCGTCTTCGTGAACATCGTGCTCGCAAACGCAGACACCGCCGAAGGCCGCGCAAAAGCCATCGCCGCTATCGAAGCTAAGGCCAAGGAAATCGCCGGAAAGTAACCCCGCGCGCATTTTCGTGTACATTCCGCGAGCATCCTGGAATGCGCTTTTTCAGCATTTCACAAAAGAGGTCGGTTTTCACCGGCCTCTTTTTTTCGTACAAACTTTTTTCACAATTCGCAACTTATTTCACTATTTGTAAGGGGGCGTTGCGGGGGTGTCCTCCGCAGTGGGGGTAGTGTAAGCCGAGGCTGAAACGAGGGGGATCCCTCCCCCCTCCCATCCAATAACAAATCGAGTCCATTAGCAACAATTCTAAGATCTAAGTTCTAAGATCTAAGTTCTAAAAAGCTATCTTTACGCCCGAAAAATTCATGAGGTAACTATGCTTTTTAATTTCGACATGATCCAGGCCACATACGCTCGCATTCCTGCACGCGTCGCTGTTGCCCGCAAGCAACTTGGCCGCCCGCTCACTCTCGCCGAGAAGATTCTCTACAGCCACCTGATCGATGGCGCAGAAAACAGAACCTACAAGCGCGGCGCTGATTTT
Coding sequences within it:
- the trpA gene encoding tryptophan synthase subunit alpha → MNLMSHLIAGFPDAETSIAIADALVKGGANILEIQLAFSDPSADGPAIQTASTIALEKGYSTKQGLAIVKQIHERHPETPIYIMTYGSLAFTPGVENFVKMCKDAGVSACIIPDLPFDHDEGLTEACKKHGLENIPVAAPSMTKERLETMASAGFKYIYAALRAGTTGSETTIDQATLDFIDTVGKHGAKVLGGFGIRNGEQSKVLSKHVYAVVAGSVFVNIVLANADTAEGRAKAIAAIEAKAKEIAGK